From Maniola jurtina chromosome 7, ilManJurt1.1, whole genome shotgun sequence:
GATAGGTCTAGTTTGACTGGTTTCGTAACATCAATGTCGATCTCTTCATACGAATGGTCCAACACCTGAAATTAACGAATTAAACCATGAATGCaaaaaatttttattaaaagtggagggagATGAATGTGATTCCATACAGCCTTGTCACAATATTGTTGAAACATACCTTATTTACAATTACCTTATGTACAATTTAGTTGAACTTGGGGATTTATATCTCTTTGGTATAGATTTGTTTGCGTTGTACGGAAATTCAAAGCGAATATGGTTCCATACATCCTTGGGTTTTGGTTTGTAAGGATAGATGACTATTATTAGAGGTCAAAATTAACACCACCATGCCCGTGCCTAGCAGGTGGTACGTGCTGCCCACCATGCCCGTGCCTCTACCTCCTTCGCGTGTGTGGTAGTACAACTGTATGAAACCTGTAGTCTAGTGGTATTGTTTACCTCGATGTCACTGACGTCTTCGGCCTCCATGTCCGCGATGTAGGAGGTGAGCGCGCCCGACGGCCCAGTGGCCAGCAGGCGGTATGTGCCGCCCACCATGCCCGTGCCCTCTACTTCTTCAACTTCCAACTCCTGGTCCGACACCTCCTGCGACAAATAAGAAATTATTGTATAGGGTAATAAGATTTTCTTCACAGTATGAGAAGGGATCAGGCCGAGCTTACTTGGTCACGAGACTgtgaatgtgtatttctattgccgctataacaacaaaataataaaaatttcaaaatagccgctatgaaaaataaaaaatgttatatttgtacgatggtacagaaccatTGTGTGCAACttgcaagtccaactcgcacttgaccgattttttcacAAATGAAAACTTAGTTATAGGCGCTgatcaataaaacaaaaaacagaaaaatcgTGTTTCTGCATTGTTGACAATGCCTTGACATTGGGCGTTTACTATCGTATCACTGCGTATTTGCATTCTCGAGAGGTCACTCACAGAGGATAATATGAATGcacattttttgttcaatgtcAACTGCTTATCCCACACGGTGCAATATCAACCAAAACGagaacatattttaatgtttctatttgttttattcattttcTTGTCTACATCTCCCGAGGATGCTCCAGTGTcggagtaaaattatatttttgaaatttgtgtggtgGTGTGTTGGTcgtgtgtattgcttgcttttcctggaTGTTAAGTAGTGGGAGGACGGGCGGTGCACATTGCATGCTGCGCGTTgtgccatacagatttgtctattTTGGCGAATTACGCTTACTGTTTCTTGGGCATCATGAACTTCCACAAAATTTAGTCGTAGCTGCTCAATAACAAATGACAATCACTCCTTCTTCCACAGACTCCTTCACATCGatgtatatataaaaaaagtgaataataaaaataaagtgaataataaaaaaaaagtgaataataaaaaaaaaagtgaatagtaaaaaaaaatgcgaacaataaaaaaatgtgaagGAGTCTGTGGAATGTATGTAAACACAACAACCATACCTGCTCAATAACAGTCTCCTCTTCCTCCACAGCCTCCTTCACATCGGCGTCTATCTCGAAGTCTGCGTCGAGCTCCGCGTCCACGTCCGGGTCGACGTCGTCGTCCACTTCGTTGTCGCTGCCGAACCCACTATACTTCATTTCCCCTCGCTCCAACGCTTCGAGACTTTCTGGAACAcataatacaatattacaatttCTGTGTGTCGTACGAATTCCTAATTGCTGAGGGTCATGCCCCGTTTCCAGTATTAAATCATTTTAGGGGGTTTCTTGGGATAAAATGACAATGAGGTAGGTTCCCTGATCGTCATAAAAATTGCGCCAACTAGTCTGTATTGGTCCCTTCCAAAGAACAAGAAACGTTAAAAGTTGGGTCGACTGCAATTTGGATTAAAATCACTAAGTTTTTCCTTAACCTTTTAACTTGGTTGTAAAAGTTATCAACCTATTGTAAATTGATTTTACCTGGATATACCATCGCTTTTTTGATTGCTTGTGGATCTTTTCTTGACCATTTTTGAACTTCCTCATCCATTTTTCCAACTTTTGATGGGTTCATTGCCCATAAACAACCTGTAACAGCAAAGTTGTGAATGAGCTACTGATTCTTATGATTATGATACATTTGCTAAATAACCGGTGTTTATGGCATAAATGAATCTAATATACCTTTTCTTTGACTTCCATTTGTTGAGGGTTTCTCAATTTTTTCGAAACATTTATTGAGACTTAGGTTGTGTCGGACGGAGTTCTTCCACCCATTTGGCGCAGTTTTGAAGTATGGAAAGTGCTGACTGAAACAATAGTGTTTTTATTAGTTTCATCACTCAAAAACATGAAGCAGAATAAAGAGTGATTTTAGATTTTACTGCACTTACCACATAAAATTGTAAATCTCTGAAACTGGTAAGCTTCCCGTCCTAGAATTCTTTAAGGCCATCGCAATCAGACATGAATATGAATAAGCCGGTTTAGGGAATTCTCCCGCTACTGTTTTACTagaattatttacatatttagcTTGGCTAGTGTCCACTGTGAACGCACTGCTGACTGAAGTTTTAATTAGTTGTCTACTGTTATTTAGCGATGAGTTGTCGATCAGTATTGTCGCGTTTTTGTTACCATTGGCTAAAATTGTCCTAGATTGCTGAGCATCCAGTATGTGTATATTACCAGATATAATAGTTTTAGTTCCTAatgaatttgttattttatgaCTACTATTTAATATTGAACAGCTTTTGTTATTCACTTTCAATAGTTCCGATTGACTTTTAACCCGCACGGTAGGTGTCGCTGCAGGTAGGGTAGCTGTTTTAACTTTACTCGTGTCTAAATCCTTTAACAAGTCTTTTACTACGGCTTTATCTTGCTTTCTAACGTATATAACCATTTGTGTGGCTTCTTCTAGTTTTTTCGGCGGAGGTTCTTCTGATTCTTGGATCTTTGAAACTTTAATGGCGTTCGGTGAGAATGTTAGATGGCTTTTTTCTTCCTTTGGACTGGATAACGACGTACTGTTATTCAGATCATCATTGTTAGCAGCCGATGTTAGCAACAGATTTGATGCTTCTTCTTTGACGATATTTTTGACTGGCGTTTCCGCAAACGTTGATGGCATAACCGAATTTGGATTAACCATGACAGCATTCGCTTCAGACCCGTACAAGTCGAGATTATGGACGAAACTTGTAGAAGAATTGTTAAGCCATGTCACTGAGTTGTCTGTGTCCATATCTAATAACGGTGGCAATTCTGAGAAATTTAATCCTAGTGAGTCCTGTGAAACAAAACGTGCATtagttttactatttttttttttatcgtacTACTTAATAGAAGAATTAAATGTACCGATACTAACAGAAAAATCTGTTATACTGCTCAGATCAGTTGCTATTTCATTCTTTATATCCATGTCCAACATGTCTTGGAGTGAGTCAGTGATGTACAAATCCATGTCTGAGCACCCCTAGAAgagaaacagattttttaatgaatatgaAAATGCAACAACTTACATTTAATAAATACATCTATCATGATATGTGTGAATGAGctaaatcgattaaaaaatatttttatgtaagtatgtggTAATTTCAGAGACTAATTGGAATTTTTGAAGTGCCAATGGACAAAagtaagaaaaactaaattggtgatatatttttcaattgaaCTTTCGCGCCATTTTTCTTTCATGAATAGCGATCGTTTTTTCGTGACGAAAGGAAGACGGGAACAAATTCCACAACTCTGTAGTGAAACCTGTTTTTGTCTTTTGGTATGCGCTACCCTAGCCGTGAAAGAGAAAGATCATGTTTGTGATGCTATCTCGTTTCCGCTCTCATAAGGACGGAAAAAGTACCTAAACTCGCGCGAGGTAATTATGTAAATGAATGGTTTACTATAAAGTAACATTGACCACTCGTCTTGTAAGTAGTGACTACAGTAAAAGAGTAAAGTGTAGCATAGAGGAATGAAaatgtggtaggtaggtatctactttttTTGGAAGACCTAGACATCAACAAATCATTCTTTATGTAAGAGAAGAGGTGGTAAGTAGTTCGAAACACACGAATTGATGTCTCTTTCTACCTAGTACAAAAACCTATAACCTTATAGACGCCAAGTGGCACAACGGAAGGCTTGCAAGTTCGGGACGATAATACTTTTTATTGGAAGTTGTAACACTGTCGCTGTTACTATAAATAAACTTATTCTGTTAGCCGCGTGTTATATTATACTACTACATTAGTCATTCGTGCACATAAGCGTCATCCTCTTCCGATAGgaagttaatttaaataatataacaaagtTCGAATTATCCAAATATAACAAaatcggctaagtgcgagtcggactcacacatgaagggttccgtaccatccttttacatacacatttttttaaaattttcatggcggttattttgaaattttcattgtttggttttatagcggcaacagaaatacacattttgagaaaatttcaactctctacctgttacggttcacgagataaggcccgctgacagactgactgaccgGACccggtcccgttggcatccttcgggtacggaaccctaaaaatatttaagaccaGAAGAGAAGGTTAAAACGCCGCAGCAGAAGTTATAAAACAGCAGTCAAGGATGGGTTATATTATGCCTAAAACTTATGGAAATCCGCAGATCCTAAGTTAAGGTTCGTCATCTATCTCGTATCCTCAAAAAAATTTTAAGCTTGCCCTTTGAAACTTGAATGGTATTTGAtccaggtaggtacttactacctaGGCAGATGCGATGTGATTATGAGGCTTTCTACTAACTATTAGGTAGGAACATACATAGGTacgtaaaaaccggccaattgcgagtcagactcgcgcaccgagggtttttttcgacattttgcacgataaatcaaaaactattatgcataaaaaaaataaaaatatgttttagaatgtacaggtaaagtcctttcatatgataccccacttggtatagttatcttactttgaaaattgaaaacactaattatatttgctttcaaacattttaactgtttttttgCGACGTAACCattaattcacggttttcggattttttccattACTTATGCTACCTATCTGCCCATGATTCTACgccaacgggaagtgccctataggttttcttgacaaacgtacagatagacagacaacaaagtgatcctataagggttccgtttttccttttgaggtacggaaccctgaagaACAGTACAAATCTGTGTTTCTGTCTTCAGAACCGGCACATCATCGCAGTCATTATCTTTTGTGTCGTTACAAAGAAGTGAACTATAAAGGGAAGAAAAAAGCCAAGGGAATGACTTATAGTCAAGGAATAAAGGTAGCAGAGCATAAAATACGATTCATGGAAAGCTATGGGAATGGCAGATGTGATAAATCTTATCACTCAACGTTTTCTATAATACACTTTACAAGCGTACATCAAACGTTTATTTAAAGACGACgtgcaacttattaaatacttagagtcttgttactttttcaagctgataatataggtacctagctgTGTAATACCTCCATATTTTCCCATtgagtacttaattataataagaTAGTTACCCAGGTatcttagtacctacctactagttagGTACTAGGATACCTGGTACTTATGGCGATCTAAAAGGAGAATCCTGCGCATTAAAGaatataacaaatataaattcaaaatttaaaaacccccgacacaaaactctctaaaaagtaaataactatcaaacggctgaaccgattttcttggattatagctaaaaccaCCTTCGatcgcctttcaaacaaaaaaaaaccaaattaaaatcggttcattcgtttaggagctacgatgccacagacatacacaaacacacagatacacttacacacgtcaaacttataacagctctctttttgggtcgggggttaaaaaatagcttGAAACGTGGGATCTATATTCCGTTTTTCCTCAGTTTACTTAAAACATAAACaaatgtttaccttttaagtaaagTAAGGAAAACTTAAGTAACAAGTAGACTTTAGAGTAGACTAAGCGGTATAAGACGGGGGGATgccccgcat
This genomic window contains:
- the LOC123867024 gene encoding uncharacterized protein LOC123867024; translated protein: MCEIQDYSIEHKDIYSSKYSGCSDMDLYITDSLQDMLDMDIKNEIATDLSSITDFSDSLGLNFSELPPLLDMDTDNSVTWLNNSSTSFVHNLDLYGSEANAVMVNPNSVMPSTFAETPVKNIVKEEASNLLLTSAANNDDLNNSTSLSSPKEEKSHLTFSPNAIKVSKIQESEEPPPKKLEEATQMVIYVRKQDKAVVKDLLKDLDTSKVKTATLPAATPTVRVKSQSELLKVNNKSCSILNSSHKITNSLGTKTIISGNIHILDAQQSRTILANGNKNATILIDNSSLNNSRQLIKTSVSSAFTVDTSQAKYVNNSSKTVAGEFPKPAYSYSCLIAMALKNSRTGSLPVSEIYNFMCQHFPYFKTAPNGWKNSVRHNLSLNKCFEKIEKPSTNGSQRKGCLWAMNPSKVGKMDEEVQKWSRKDPQAIKKAMVYPESLEALERGEMKYSGFGSDNEVDDDVDPDVDAELDADFEIDADVKEAVEEEETVIEQEVSDQELEVEEVEGTGMVGGTYRLLATGPSGALTSYIADMEAEDVSDIEVLDHSYEEIDIDVTKPVKLDLSLTENYTIHPAKRAKTNYIYQPVTTQSHTSRRKTPLVNRVALV